From the genome of Vicia villosa cultivar HV-30 ecotype Madison, WI linkage group LG2, Vvil1.0, whole genome shotgun sequence, one region includes:
- the LOC131652695 gene encoding alkane hydroxylase MAH1-like, which translates to MLGSTAILCALFFFLFIIFKIHRHRQKCCKYPIFRDYPFLGMLPTILWNLWNIHDFITEELKKHHRGTAEFMGPWFTNMNYLITSDPINVHHMMSKCFDNYVKGSEFRDIFEAFGDGIFVADSETWKYNRSLFHSVFKQRGFELFQEKIIQNKLERSLIPLLDHVQEQESVVDLQDVFSRFTFDNICSVVLGCDPNCLSIEFPDVACEKAFDQIEECIFYRHAIPKSFWMFQKFLQVGQEKKMTKAYKEFDQFIYANIESKREELKRGTKNIEMVDLLTTFMKVEKGSQVVVHDDKFLRDVAFNLFVAGRDTITSALTWLFYLIATHPLVEAKILQEIKENFGTISIEKKLGVDEVKKLVYLHGAICEAVRLFPPIPFERKQAIKDDILPSGHFVSSNTTILFSLYSMGRVEETWGKDCLEFKPERWISERGGIVHEPSYKFISFNAGPRTCLGKDSSFIQIKMVAVAILRNYHIQVVNGHIPIPNLSIVLLMKNGLKVRIRKREN; encoded by the coding sequence ATGTTGGGTTCTACAGCAATACTTTGTGcactctttttcttccttttcatcATCTTCAAAATCCACCGCCATAGACAAAAATGTTGCAAATACCCCATCTTTAGAGATTATCCTTTTCTAGGCATGCTACCAACAATCCTTTGGAACTTATGGAATATTCATGATTTCATAACCGAGGAGTTGAAAAAGCACCATAGAGGCACTGCTGAATTCATGGGACCATGGTTCACCAACATGAACTATTTGATCACAAGTGATCCCATCAACGTTCATCACATGATGAGCAAGTGTTTTGACAACTATGTGAAGGGCTCTGAGTTTCGTGATATTTTTGAAGCCTTTGGAGATGGAATATTTGTCGCAGATTCAGAAACATGGAAATATAACAGGTCTCTTTTTCACTCAGTTTTCAAACAAAGAGGCTTTGAGCTTTTTCAAGAGAAAATCATTCAAAACAAGCTGGAAAGAAGCTTGATTCCGTTGTTGGATCATGTACAAGAACAAGAGTCGGTGGTGGATTTACAAGATGTATTCAGTCGTTTCACATTCGACAACATTTGTTCTGTTGTTCTTGGATGTGATCCTAACTGTCTTTCCATTGAATTTCCTGATGTTGCTTGTGAGAAAGCTTTTGACCAAATTGAAGAATGCATATTCTATAGGCATGCTATTCCAAAAAGTTTTTGGATGTTTCAAAAATTTCTTCAAGTTGGTCAAGAGAAAAAGATGACAAAAGCATATAAAGAATTTGATCAATTTATATATGCTAATATAGAGTCCAAAAGAGAGGAGCTAAAAAGAGGTACAAAAAATATTGAAATGGTTGACTTGTTAACAACTTTCATGAAAGTGGAGAAGGGGTCACAAGTGGTAGTACATGATGATAAGTTTCTAAGAGATGTTGCTTTCAATCTCTTTGTAGCAGGGAGAGATACAATAACTTCAGCACTAACATggctcttttatcttattgctaCACATCCTTTAGTAGAAgccaaaattcttcaagagattAAAGAAAATTTTGGGACTATTAGTATTGAAAAGAAGTTAGGAGTTGATGAGGTGAAAAAACTAGTTTATCTTCATGGTGCTATATGTGAGGCTGTGAGACTTTTTCCTCCTATACCTTTTGAGAGAAAGCAAGCAATCAAAGATGATATACTTCCAAGTGGTCACTTTGTTAGTTCCAATACAACTATACTATTTTCTTTGTATTCAATGGGGAGAGTTGAAGAGACATGGGGAAAAGATTGCTTGGAGTTTAAGCCAGAGAGATGGATATCTGAGAGAGGGGGCATTGTTCATGAACCATCTTACAAGTTCATTAGTTTTAATGCTGGACCTAGGACTTGTTTGGGAAAAGACTCTTCCTTCATTCAAATTAAGATGGTAGCTGTTGCTATTTTGAGAAACTATCATATTCAAGTAGTAAATGGTCATATTCCTATCCCAAATCTTTCAATTGTACTTCTTATGAAGAATGGTTTGAAGGTTAGGATAAGAAAAagggaaaattga